One genomic window of Nitrospirota bacterium includes the following:
- the rnhC gene encoding ribonuclease HIII: MTTEHQTAGQARIGIDESGKGDYFGPLVIAAVHVTPELEPDLRLMEVRDSKRISDGRILEMAPDIKLVCRHSIVAIGPERYNELYKKIKNLNRLLAWGHARALENLLEQVPCELAIADQFGDERFVLNALQEKGKRIRLIQRTKAESDLAVAAASILARAEFLLRLKRLSDEIGLALPKGASPQVELAGRMIVKKHGVERLGTVAKLHFRTTQAVLGPAQEG, encoded by the coding sequence GTGACGACCGAACACCAGACCGCAGGCCAAGCCCGCATCGGTATCGACGAATCAGGGAAGGGGGATTACTTCGGCCCCCTCGTCATCGCCGCCGTCCACGTCACACCGGAATTGGAGCCGGATTTACGTCTGATGGAGGTGCGGGACAGCAAGCGCATCTCCGACGGCCGCATTCTCGAGATGGCCCCGGACATCAAGCTGGTGTGCCGGCACAGCATCGTGGCGATTGGCCCGGAGCGCTACAACGAACTCTACAAAAAGATTAAAAACCTGAACCGGCTTCTGGCCTGGGGTCATGCCCGCGCGCTGGAGAACCTGCTGGAGCAGGTGCCGTGCGAGCTGGCGATCGCCGATCAATTCGGAGACGAACGGTTCGTCCTGAACGCCTTGCAGGAGAAGGGAAAGCGTATTCGTTTGATTCAGCGCACCAAGGCCGAATCAGACCTGGCGGTGGCAGCAGCGTCGATCCTGGCCCGCGCCGAGTTCCTCCTCCGGCTCAAGCGGCTGTCGGACGAAATCGGCCTGGCCCTCCCGAAGGGGGCTTCGCCGCAAGTCGAACTGGCGGGACGCATGATCGTGAAGAAACACGGGGTGGAGCGGTTGGGCACGGTCGCGAAGCTGCACTTCAGGACGACGCAGGCGGTGCTGGGGCCGGCACAGGAAGGCTAA
- a CDS encoding four helix bundle protein encodes MERPHKKLSVWKEAIELALLVYRVTEQFPGSERFNLIDQLRRAAVSVSSNIAEGAGRQTKKEFVQFLYVAQGPLSELDTQFELAQRLGYLDGGQWKAIDEQLVRVAKLLSGLIRHEK; translated from the coding sequence GTGGAACGCCCTCACAAAAAGCTCTCGGTGTGGAAAGAAGCCATTGAATTGGCGCTTTTAGTGTATCGTGTCACCGAGCAGTTTCCAGGCAGCGAGCGTTTTAATTTGATTGATCAGTTGCGGCGCGCCGCCGTGAGTGTCTCCAGTAACATCGCTGAAGGAGCGGGAAGGCAAACCAAGAAAGAATTTGTCCAGTTCCTCTACGTCGCACAAGGCCCACTCAGCGAGTTGGATACGCAATTCGAACTGGCCCAAAGGCTCGGGTATTTGGACGGAGGCCAGTGGAAAGCGATTGATGAGCAGCTAGTGCGAGTGGCCAAGTTGCTGAGCGGGCTGATCCGGCACGAAAAGTAA